Genomic window (Deinococcus aquiradiocola):
CCACGGCGTCCTGCGCAGGAACTTCAGGCTGCTCTGCACGCTCGGGTTGTCCTGAAAGCAGCGGATGCGGACGCGCCGCCCCAGTTCCTCCCAGCCGTAGTACGCCTGGAGGCGCTCCACGACCTGCGCGAGCGTCACGCCGTGCAGGGGGTCGGGGGACGCGCCGGTCACGCCGCCCCCCGGGCCGTCGTCGTGCTGCAGGGTGTCACGTGCGGCTCAGGCCTTCCTGCTGACCACGACGCGCGCGGGACGCACGAGGCGGTCACCCATCCGGAAGCCGAGCTGGAACACCTGCACCACCGTGTCGTCCTGCTCGCCCGGCACCACCTGCAGCGCCTCGTGCCACTGCGGGTCGAAGGTCTCGCCTTCCCGGCCGGTCGACTGGAGGCCCAGCTTCTCGAAGACGTTCAGGACCTTGCTCATCACGTTCTGCATGCCGGGAACGAGTTTGGCCGGGTCGGCACTGCCCATCTCGGTGGCGCGCGACAGGTCGTCGTAGATCGGCATGAGCGCCTCGGCGGCGTCGGCGGTGCCCTTGTTGCGGGCTTCGCTGGCGTCGTCGGCGGTGCGGCGGCGGAACGACTCGAAGTCCGCCGCGAGGCGTGCGAGTCGGCCCTTCAGGTCCGCGTTCTCACGTTCGAGATCGTCGGCCTTCTGGAGTTTCTCCATCATTTCCTGCACGCCCGCGAACATGCTGGGGTCCAGGCTGCTGGGGTCGAAGTCGGCCATGTCGGCGTCCTCGTCCTCCGTCAGGGTCTCGGCCTGGGTCAGTTCGGCCTCGGTGACGGTCTCGCCGCTGTCGGCGTCGATGGTGGTCTTGCGGGGGTCCTGCTCGTTGGGGTTGCTGGGGTTGGTCATGGCGTCTCCGGTCATGGGTGAGGGGAGCGGGGAGGGGGCGGTTCGCGCCCCGCGTTCCCCGCTCCCCCCGTGAAGCGTCGTTCGGCTGGCGGTCCCGGCTCAGTCGGCGGGCTTGAAGTCGGCGTCGATGACGTCCTCGTCATCCTTGCGGGCCTGCCCGGCGGGGGCGGCCTCGCCCGGCTGCCCGGCCTGCTGGCCTGCCGTCATCAGTTCGCGCAGCCCTTCTTCCAGGCGCTTCTGCACGTCGGCGATCTTGCTGTCGTCGTCGCTGCGGATGGCTTCCTCGGCCTCGTCGGCGAGCGCCTTGACCCGGTCCTTGAGGCCCTGGTCGGCCCCGGCGTTCTCCTCGATCGCCTGGGTGGCCTGGACGCGCAGGCTGTCGAGCGCGTTGCGCTTCTCGACCTTCTCGCGGCGCTGCTTGTCGGCCTCGGCGTTCTGCTCGGCCTCGCGCACCATCTTCTCGACGTCCGTCTTGTCGAGGGTGGTGGTGTTCTCGATGCGGATGCTGCTCTCCTTGCCGCTGGTCTTCTCCTTGGCGGTGACGTGCAGGATGCCGTTGGCGTCGATGTCGAAGGTCACTTCGATCTGCGCGCGTCCGGCGGGCATCGGCGGGATGCCCTCGAGCTTGAAGCGGCCCAGGCTCTTGTTGTCGGCGGCCATGGGGCGCTCGCCCTGCAGCACCACGATCTCCACGCCCGGCTGGTTGTTCTCGGCGGTGGTGTAGATCTCGGTCTTCTTGGCGGGGACGGCGGTGTTGCGGGTGATCATGGGGGCGATCATGCCGCCCTTGACTTCCACGCCGAGCGTGAGGGGCGTCACGTCCACGAGCACGATGTCGCCGAGCGCGCTGTCGCCCTGGATGATGCCGGCCTGCACGGCCGCGCCGAGCGCGACGGCCTCGTCGGGGTTGACCGACTCGTTGGGGGTCTTGCCGATGATGTCCTGCACGATGCGCTTCACGGCGGGAATACGGGTGCTGCCGCCCACCAGGATGACCTCGTCGATCTTGCTGGCGTCGAGCTTGGCGTCGTTCAGGGCCTGCTGGACCGGTTCACGCACGCGGCGCAGCAGGTCCGAGGTCAGTTCCTCGAACTTCGCGCGGCTCAGGGTGCGCTCCAGGTGCAGCGGGGTGCGCGTTTCGGGGTCGAAGGTGATGAAGGGCAGGCTGATGCTGGTCTCGGAGGCGCTGCTCAGTTCGATCTTGGCCTTCTCGGCCGTCTCGATGAGGCGCTGCAGGGCCTGCTTGTCCTTGCGGAGGTCGAAGTTGTGCTCCTTCTGGAACTCGCCCGCGAGCCAGTCCACGATGCGCTGGTCGAAGTCCGCGCCGCCCAGGTGCGTGTCGCCGCTGGTGGACTTCACTTCAAAGACGCCGTCGCCGAGTTCCAGGATGGTCACGTCGAAGGTGCCGCCGCCCAGGTCGAAGACGAGGACCGTCTCGTTGCCCTTGCGCTCCAGGCCGTAGGCGAGGGCCGCGGCGGTGGGCTCGTTGATGACGCGCAGCACGTTCAGGCCCGCGATCTCACCGGCCTGCTTGGTGGCTTCGCGCTGGCTGTTGTCGAAGTACGCGGGGACGGTGA
Coding sequences:
- a CDS encoding VF530 family protein, with protein sequence MTGASPDPLHGVTLAQVVERLQAYYGWEELGRRVRIRCFQDNPSVQSSLKFLRRTPWARTQVEELYRFMLRKHPDALERIARQGGTDAGSTGDTDA
- a CDS encoding nucleotide exchange factor GrpE produces the protein MTNPSNPNEQDPRKTTIDADSGETVTEAELTQAETLTEDEDADMADFDPSSLDPSMFAGVQEMMEKLQKADDLERENADLKGRLARLAADFESFRRRTADDASEARNKGTADAAEALMPIYDDLSRATEMGSADPAKLVPGMQNVMSKVLNVFEKLGLQSTGREGETFDPQWHEALQVVPGEQDDTVVQVFQLGFRMGDRLVRPARVVVSRKA
- the dnaK gene encoding molecular chaperone DnaK, whose amino-acid sequence is MPKAVGIDLGTTNSVIAVMEGGRPEVIVNAEGARTTPSVVAYKGEERLVGQIARRQAALNPAATLFEVKRFIGRNWNEVKDEASRSPFTVKEGPGGSVRIEVNGKDLAPEQVSAEVLRKMVADASSKLGQSIKDVVITVPAYFDNSQREATKQAGEIAGLNVLRVINEPTAAALAYGLERKGNETVLVFDLGGGTFDVTILELGDGVFEVKSTSGDTHLGGADFDQRIVDWLAGEFQKEHNFDLRKDKQALQRLIETAEKAKIELSSASETSISLPFITFDPETRTPLHLERTLSRAKFEELTSDLLRRVREPVQQALNDAKLDASKIDEVILVGGSTRIPAVKRIVQDIIGKTPNESVNPDEAVALGAAVQAGIIQGDSALGDIVLVDVTPLTLGVEVKGGMIAPMITRNTAVPAKKTEIYTTAENNQPGVEIVVLQGERPMAADNKSLGRFKLEGIPPMPAGRAQIEVTFDIDANGILHVTAKEKTSGKESSIRIENTTTLDKTDVEKMVREAEQNAEADKQRREKVEKRNALDSLRVQATQAIEENAGADQGLKDRVKALADEAEEAIRSDDDSKIADVQKRLEEGLRELMTAGQQAGQPGEAAPAGQARKDDEDVIDADFKPAD